The genomic interval GCCTTCCGCTCCACCTATCTCGATCCGGCTGAAGTCGACCGACGACCGGACTCGATCGGCAAGGCGATCCCGAACGCTGAGATCCTCGTTCTCCGCCCCGATGGCTCGCGCTGCGCGCCCGGTGAAGAAGGAGAGCTGGTGCACAGGGGAGCGCTGGTCGCGCTCGGCTACTGGAATGATCCGGTGAGAACTGCTGAGCGCTACCGGCTCGTTCATCATCCCGATCAGGAATGGCGTGCGCCGGAGTGGGCGGTGTGGTCGGGCGATACGGTTGTATCGGATGATGACGGCTACCTCTATTTCGTTGGGCGAACCGACGACATGATCAAGACTTCCGGCTATCGGGTCAGCCCCACCGAGATCGAAGAAGCGGCCTACGGAACGGGCATGGTGCGCGACGCCGTAGCGATGGGCATCGAGGACGCTGGACTCGGGCACAGGATCGTCCTGGTCGCCACCCCGACCGCACCCGAGCTGGATGTGGCGGCGCTCACCACCGCGCTGCGCCAGGCGCTGCCGCTGTACATGGTCCCTTCGCGCATTGAATCGAGGCATGAGCTGCCTCGATCGCCCAATGGAAAATTCGACCGCACGTTGATCAAAGCCGAGGTGTCCGGATGAAGCCCGAGGAACACATCGCCCCGTTCGGCACGATCGACGGTGAACTCGCCGTCGGTGGCATGCCGCTGAGTCGCCTCGCTGCTCGGGTCGGATCCACGCCCTTCTTCGCATACGACCGCGGCCTCCTCGACGCGCGGATCGAGAAGCTTCGGGCTGTGCTCCCCGCGCGCGTCGAGCTGAGCTTCGCGATGAAGGCGAACCCGATGCCGGCGATCGTTCAGCACCTCGCGCAGAGGGTCGATCGGATCGATGTCGCCTCGTCGCTTGAGATGCAGGCCGCGCTGGATTCCACGATCCGCCCAGACCGAGTCAGCTTCGCCGGACCCGGCAAGGTTCCGGCAGAGATCCGTCAGGCCGTCGCCGCCGGGATCATCGTCGAAGCCGAATCCAAGACGGAACTGGATCGATTGGTCGCCGCCGGCGAGGATCTCGGCGTCACGCCCACGGTGGCGATCCGGGTAAATCCGGACTTCGCCGTCAAAGGATCGGGAATGCGGATGGGCGGCGGCCCGCAGCAGTTCGGCATCGATTCCGAAGCAGTGCCCGACCTTCTCGGCGAATACGCCTCCGCCGGCTTGGACATCATCGGATTCCACGTCTTCGCAGGCTCTCAGAACCTCAATGCCGGGCTCATCTCCGAGGCGCAGCGCCGTACCGTGGATCTTGTGAGCGTGCTTGCTGATCGTCTGCCCGCACCGCTTCGCTACCTCAACCTCGGCGGCGGCTTCGGCATCCCCTATACAGACCGGGATCAGCCGCTCGACCTTGATGGCGTCGCGGCGGATCTGCACGATCTCGTGGACGGGCCGATCGCCTCCCGCTTCCCTGACGCGAGTCCTGTGATCGAACTCGGTCGCTACATCGTCGGCGAGTGCGGCATCTATGTCACACGGGTCGTCGATCGGAAGGTCTCGCGCGGCAAGACCTACCTCGTCGTCGACGGGGGGATGCATCATCAGCTCGCGGCATCGGGGAACTTCGGTCAGGCGATCCGCCGGAACTATCCGCTCGTCGTGGGGAACCGAGTCGAGGAGGTTTCCGAACACGGCGTGAACGTCGTCGGCTGCCTCTGCACCCCGCTCGATCTGCTCGGTGACGACGTCGAGCTGCCGCCTGCGGAGATCGACGACCTCATCGTCATCTTCCAGGCAGGGGCCTACGGCCTCACGGCAAGTCCGACAGCTTTTCTCGGACACCCCGCGCCCGCCGAGGTCCTCGTCTGATCACAGACATCCTCGTTTCGACATAGACATCAAGGAGCACGAATGACTGGCACCATCGACAACGTCCGCGCAGTACTCATCGAGACGCTCGAACTTCAGCAGGCGCCCGACGAGCTGGCCGCCGACACCGCCCTCTTCGGCGCGCTGCCCGAACTCGACTCTTTCGGGGTCGTCGCCCTCGTGGGCGCGTTGGAGGACCGCTTCGACATCACGATCGACGACGACGAATTCGGCGCGGATCTCTTCGAGACCGTCGGGTCCCTCACCGAGTTCGTCGACGCGAAGCTCGCGTCAGCCTGACCCATGTTCCACCCCGCGGCACTTCCTGGCTTTCTCGCGACGGGCGGAGCACCCGCACGCGCGGTGGAGGACTCCACCTCGGTGAGTCGAACGCAGTGCGGGCCGATCGATGTCTGGCGCTGGGGTCTGGAGTCCACCCCGGGCGATCACGTCGCATTCGCGGTGTCCAGGGTGGTGCGCGATACCCACGGGGCGGTGTCGCAGGCTCGCGTCGCCGAATCGATGCGGACAGACCCGAAGGCCCTCACGAGGCTGCTGCCGCCCTTCGGCGCGGCGGCAGGAGACGAGACGGGCGCCTGGATGGTCGCCGATTCGATGGGGTTTCAGCAACTGTTCCACACCGACGCTGGTTCGAACTCTGCCGGAGTCATGTCGAGTTCCGCACTGGCGGCGGCATGGACGGTGCAGGCGGATCTCGACCGCGAGCGTGTCGGAATCCAGTCACTGCTGGGGTGGCAGCTCGGTCAGGGCACCCTCTTCGCCGGGATCCGGAAGCTGAGTCCGGGCGCCGTGGCGCGCATCGACGAGCGCGGCGTACAGATCACCGACGCCGACATCCCTCAGCTTCCGCGACTGGAGTTGGCCGAGGCGGTCACGGCTGCGGCAGAACTTCTGCGAACCTCCCTGAATGCGCTTCTCGACGACCACCCCGACGCGGTCCTGCAACTGACCGGTGGAATGGACTCGCGATTGCTCCTGAGCGCGATCCCCGAGAAGCGTCGCCGCGGACTTCGTGCCATGACACTCGAGGTTCCCGGCAAGGGTGATGTCGCGATCGCGAGTGCGATTTCAGAACGGTACGGCATTCGCCACGACGTGCACGGGCTGACGGATGTCGGCGACATCGACCCCGCTGAGGCATGGGATCTGTGCGTCGCCGACGCCGTCAGGCTCGACGGGATGTCCGACCCTGTGGCTCTCGCCGCGCAGCGGATCGGCGAGCGAGCCTTCGACCAGGGAGTCCGCATATCCGGACTCGGCGGCGAGATCGCCCGCGGCTTCTACTACGTCGGACGGATCCAGGATCGGCCTTACACCCGAAAGGACGCCGAGCAGCTCGCCTCCTGGCGCATGTTCGTGAACGAGGCCGTCGAGCCAGGTCTGCTTGACCTGGAGTTTGCCGCGTGGGCACGCAAGGCCGCGACCGACCGGGTCTATCAGGCGTTGCGAGCCGGCGGCGACGAATGGTTCCGCGCTGCGGACGAACTCTACGTGAGGCACCGCATGCAGCGCTGGGCCGGGGCGACCGACATAGCGGTGGCGGATCAGCGAACCGTCGTGAACCCGATGCTCGACCCGGGCTTCCTCGACATCGCGTCCCAGCTGACGCCGCAAGACAAGGCGGGATCACGTTTTCTCGGCGCGCTCCAGATGGCGCTCGATCCCGAACTCGGGCAGCGACCACTCGATGGACGCCCTGCACCGTCTGCATACGCCACGCCTTCGCGCTGGCAGCCGGCCGTCGACGTTGTGACGACCGGACGACGGCTCAGCCGCAAGGCGGTGCAGCGACTCCAGCGGGGCAATCGTCCCCCCGCCGGCGGCACGGTGATGGCCGCCAAGGTCGTAGAACACTGGCGACGGCAACCCGACACGCTGCGCCCGCTCGGCAGGCTGGACTTCGTCCGTGACGAATGGCTTGAGGACGTGCTGTCAGGGAGGGTCGAACCCCGCCCGAGCTCCGTCGCCTTCGTCACGAACTTGGTGGTCGCGACCTCGTAGCCCGCTCGCCGTCGAGCGCGGGATCGGCCTGAGCGACGAGCTCGGCGTAGAGGATTGCGGCGCGCTCGATGCGCTGTGGCCACATGTGTGTCGTCGAAGCGTGCTCGCGCGCGGCAGCGCCCATCGCGGCGCGGAGGTCCGGATCCTCGACGAGCGTTCGGATCGCGGACGCGCAATCTGCGGCGAGCTGTTCGGGAGACTCCGCCGCCAGCCGGATGGCGCACGAGTCGTCGACGTTGGCTCCTGGCCCGCCCCGCTGGCAGACGATCACCGGCAGGCTGTAAGCCATCGCTTCCATGGTCACGTTCCCACCTGGTTCGCGATAGCTCGGGAAGACGAAAACGTCGGCCCTCTCGTAGAAGTCGTCGACGACGTCGCGGGGCACCTTCCCATGGAAGGACACCCGCGCCTCGACACCCAGCTCCTTCGCCAGGGCCTCGCATGCTTCGCGGTCGTTTCCATCTCCGACGACATCCAGAGTCGTGTCGAGATCCTTGATGAGAGCCAATGCACGAATGACGTCCCGCAGGCCCTTGGTCCGCACGATGCGGCCGACGTAGAGCAGACGCACGGCGCCGGTCCGATCAGTGCGATCGATGGGGGCACTCACGCTGTGCACCGCCGTCTCGCTCATGATCTCCAGGCGTCGGATGCGGAGGTTCGCAAGGAAATCCGCCACATACGGGGCCACCCCTATCACGCACGCCGCTGACTCATAGGTTCGCCGGAGCAATCGATCGTGCTGAATGCGCCACGCGTCGAGGGCTCTGAGCCGCTGCCACCACGGCGTGGCGCCTTCCTCATCCACGAATCCGGGAGGTGACTCCAAGCTGCCTCCCACCGGACCGACGACGAGCGGGACCCCCAGCCCGGCGGCGGGTGACGGATACCGCATGGCGACGGGAACGACTTGATGTGCGATGTCGAAGTGCTCGCCGGCAGCGAGCCGTTCTTTGATCCATCGGCGAGCCCGGATGTAGAACGGGACGTACCCGGGCTGCATCAGACTGTTCAGCCGCTCGAACCTATCCACGAGCGGAGGCTCTCCCCACTCAACCACGCGCACGTGGGGAAGCTGCTGTGCCATCGGCGTGTGATCGCGCTTGTAGGTCGTCAGCAGGGTCAATTCGAATCGCGCAGAGAGCAGCTTCGCCCATTGGAATGCGACCCAGGCCTCGCCGATGTCTTCGCCGTCACAAGCCGGCGCGATCATGAGTATCTTCAGAGTTCCACTCTCCGGTCGGTTCGTCATCGCGGAAGGAACGTGTCATTGGCGCCCAGTGGAGCAGGGCGAGCCGAAGGGACAACCAGGGCGCGGACGGTCGGCCACGATTTGTCGTGACCAAGCATCGCGCGTCTCACCTCAGTAAGCACCGTCAGTGCCATATAGATCGACGCGAGGAAGGTACCCGATCGACGGCGATACAAGCGCACTCGGTTCAGGATCTTCATCGTGTGAGTGACCGAACTCTCACCGGAGCCGCCGCCGACGTGCATTGCCCCTGCCGCCGGAGTGTAGACCGTCGCCCACCCCGCATCCTTCGCCCGGAGGCTGAAGTCGGTCTCCTCTGAGTAGAGGAAGTACGATTCGTCCATCCCGCCAAGCTTGGTATAGCACTCGGCGTCGACGAGCAGGATGGCTCCGACGGCCCAGTCGATCTCGTGCTCCGCCTCGTATTCCCGAGGATCCTCGATGCGCTCGGTGAACACCGGCCAGCCGGTGAAGCTCAGGCCGCCGACTCGTCCCATCGTCGGTCCGCGACGAAGGGTTGGCGACAGGCTGCCGTCTTCTTCGCGGACGCGTGGCGCGACAACAGCGATGCCGGGCTTACGGAGGACCTGAAGCATCCGTGGTACACACTCAGCGTCCAGCGAGGCGTCGGGATTGAGGATCAGTATCGCCGAAGCGTCCGGAGACCTGCGCACCGCCCGGTTCATTCCCGCCGCATACCCGTCGTTCGTCGAACGGACGACGATGCAGTCCTGACGGGCGTCGAGGATCTCGAGGGTGCCGTCGTGTGATCCGTTGTCGACCACAACGGTCGAGTAGGTGAGCTCACCCATCGCAGCAGGGAGGCTGTCGAGCAGATCCGTGATATGTCGCTCACTGTTGTAGGTGACGACGACAGCGGCTATGTCTACGGGCATATGGGTCATCTTAGGAGAGCCGCCAGACCTGCTTTGGCGTCCTCGATTCGCCGCAGCGCGCCGCAGATGCCCAGGGTGACGAAGAGAGTGCCCATCGTCATCGGAAATGCGAACGCGTCGAACATGAAGAGGCAGCTGAACCCGGCACAGATGGATGCGGTGAGCGCCAGCGCGAGGTCTCGTGACCCCTCGTCGCGAAGCCGCACGCGCAGTCGAAGCATGGTCACGGCGGCTGTGATACCGAGGGCCAGGAATGCGATGGTGCCGACGACCCCGATGGTCACGAGCAGAAGAAGATATTGATTGTCGAAGATCCGATACTTCGGGAGGAAGGTGCCCAAGCCCCGACCGAATGCCGGGTTCTGGGAGATGAATTCGAACGCGAGCGAGAAACTGTCGGTACGTGAGGCGATGCTGGGGTCTTCACCCGCCCCTGTGAAGAGTCCTACGATTGCGCCGAAGAAGTTCGGTGTGATCACGAGCATCGCGAGCACTCCGGCCGCCCCGATGGCAAGCACCCTGAGACGTCGTCGCCGAGTCCACCCGATCATGCAGATCACCAGTCCGATCGCGGCGCCGAGGTATGCCGACCTCGACGATGTCAGCGGAATGATCGCGATCAGAGCGATGGCCGGAATCCACCGGATGACAGGTCCCCGGTGCGTGTGATTGAAACCGACGTGCAGCGCGAGCGGGAGGATCATCGCCAGCAGCACGCCGTACTCGATCGGGTGGATCGATGTGCCCGCAGGGCGCGGGTACCCTCCACGCGTGGTGAGCCCATACGCAGGTGCGCTCGACAACCCCGGGATGGACAGCTGGTCGACCCAGAGCTGTCGAGTGGCCACTTGGATGAGACCGAGGACGGCGATCAGACCCCCGCACACGGTGAAGCGCCAGATGAGGGTGTCGAGGCGACTGCGCTCATGGATGCCGTCGTGCGTGAGCAAGAGGGTGCCTGACCACGATGCGAGCGCCAGGAGCGCGACATCTCCCGGGCTTGTCTCGTCGGGACTCATCGGACGAGACATCGCGAGGATGTAGCTCACACCGACGAAGAACAGCAACAGAGCCAGGGCGATTCGAATCGGCTGTGGTTCGCTGGCTGCTCGTCGCGCCGCCCCGAGGAAGAGGAGAAGCCACAGCAGAAGACTTCCGAGCCCGAACAGCATCGATGGGGCGCCCGCGCTGCCCAGCGGGCCGACGATGAGCCTCGACGGCACGAAAAGCAGCAGCACCAGGTATACCGTCAGCCATCCGACGGCGTCGATCCTGCTCGTCGTCCGTGCGGTCAGCTGAGGGAGTGCAGTCGTCAACTACGTGCTCGAGCTCGGACGGGTCGGCCCGCCGTCGCGTTCTTGGGTTCGCCGGGCACTTCGGCTGGTCCCCGCCACTTCGCTGGCTCGGTGCGCTCGGAACGGCGGCTCTGGCTTCGCCGCAAGAGCACGCCGTCGAGCGCGAACGCGACGAATCCGGTGGCGACGACACCGGCGGCCAATGCAGCGATCACCAGCCTGAGGGTCCCGCTGATGTCGCTCTTCGCCTTTTCGTCGATCGTCAACGGCATCGAGGTGATGACCGCCTGGGCCGGCGCGTCGACATCCTGCTGAAGTCGCTCGAGTTCGGCAGGGATCCGTTCGGCGATGAAGTTGAGAGTCGAGAGCGCGGCTGCCGCGGAATGGTCGGTCACATCGATGGCGATGACCGGCCCACGCGTCGAGTCGTCGATACCGACGACATACTCCGCTGTCGGCGACTGCTCGGCGACTTCTGCCTGCGCGGTCGTGCTACCGAAGTACGCCACCACGATGCCAGCCGGCTGCTCGAGACCGCTGAGCGTCAGGAACGGGTTTCCGCCTACACCGACGGCTGCTTCGGATGGCAGGAGCAGAACCAGGCCCCTGGCGTTGTACTCGGGGGGGCTTGCGACGTATGCACCGTACGCTATGCCCGCCGTCAGGAGGACACCTGCGACAAGGACGTACCATCGGCGCGCCAAAGCCTTCAAGACGTCGAGTACCACAGAGTTCCTCCCCAATCCGGCGGGCATTGCGCGCCGCGGACACGAGGTATTCTACCTGGGGGGAACTTATGACTTTCTGGGAGTTGGTGCGCGCCTTCATCAGGCACTGGCCGATCGTGCTGATCGGTGCTGTGTGCACTGCCGGCGCCGGCTTTGTCGCGATCAGCGACGATGGCGTGTACTTCACGCGCGCCGAGATCGTATTTCTCGCTCCGACGAGTTCGCTCTATCCGAACGCTCTGCGCACGCAGTCCGAGGACCTCATCGACACCGCGGGCATCGTCGCCAAGCGGCTCGCCGGCCCGGGAAAGGTCACCAAGTTCGCATCGCCGGATGTGACACTCATCGGCATGGGCGTTCGCGATGGCTGGTCGCTCCGACTGCCCGACACCGGTGGCCAATGGGCGACGAACTACGCAACCCAAACTCTCAACCTGGATGTCGTGGCCGCGACCGAAGACGAGGCGCGCGCGCGGCAGACCGAACTCGTCGAGCGGGTCAAGACGGAGTTGAACCAGCTGCAACGGGATGCGAACGTCGATCCGGTGAATGACATCACCGCGATCGCAGCACCTGAGTCCACCGTGATGTACCACGTCGGGGGAAGCACCGCTCGAGTGCTTGGTATGACAGCCGCGCTGGGGATCGGTCTCACCGTTGCAGCCGTTCTCTTCCTCGAGTACCGGCGGCAGCCCAGACGCGACCTTGCGCCGCGCTGGACATCGCGCGCGCGCCTGCGAACCAGCACGTCGTCATAGACCCGTGACGATCGCACCAAAGGTCTCCGTCAGCGAGATCATCCTTGAGGACAGCGCCCAGGTGAGCGCCTTCCTCCACGAGAATCTCAATCGACGCGTACCGGCCGCACGGTGGGCTGAACTCATCAGCCCGCCATGGGGGAGCGACCGACCCAATCACGGATTCCAGCTTCGCACCGCGGAGGGCGAACTGGTCGGAGTGTATGTGGCGGTGTACTCCAGGCGGTTCCGCGACGGTGCTGAGCGGGAGGTGTGCAACCTAGCGGCGTTCTGCGTCCTGGAGGAACATCGTGTTCACTCGCTGAGACTGGTTCGAGCGATCCTGGCACAGAAGCATCTGCTCTTCACGGATCTATCTCCGAGTGGCAATGTCCCGGCAATGAACAAACGCCTGGGGTTCACAGAACTCGACACCGCGACCCGCTTGTCCCTGAATGTGTCGCGGCCGTTCGCTCGCACTCGCGGCGTCACCGACGACCCGAGGACGCTGGAGCAGACCCTGACGGGTCACGACGCCGTCGTTTTCGAGGATCACCGGGCTGCTCGAGCAGCCCGGCATCTGCTCATACTGGATGACAGTCGCTACGCCTACCTCATCTATCGTCGCGATCGACGCAAGCGTCTGGGCGTATTCGCGTCGCCACTGTATGTCGGGGGAGATCCCGCCGTACTACAGGCGAAGTGGCCCGACGTCGCGGCGCATCTGCGCAGACGCGGATACCTGGCGACCTTGGCGGAGCGACGGATCCTGGGGTTCACCCCTCGTGGACCCGGTCGTGATCTCGCCCACCCGCGGCCGAAGATGTATCGCGGAGAGCTTCCTGCTGGAGAAACGGTTGACTACCTGTACAGCGAACTGACTCTGCTCGGATGGTAGCGAAAGCCGCGACCATCCGAGCAGAGACGATTGCTTTCAGTTCGCGGGTGGAACGGTCTTCCCGTCATCCCACAGGTTATTGGTCCAGACATTTCCAGGTGCGTTCGAGTCGAAGGAAGTGATCGGACCCCAGATTCCGCACTTGCCCCCCTCGCCGCGCTTGAAGATGTTGTTCGTGAACTTGATGTTGTTGACACCCGCCGAGTACGGCTTGCCAGTCGTCGAACCACCGTAGGCGCAGTAGCCGACCGAACCGTCGGGTCCACCATCGATCAGGTTGTTGTCGATCGTGTTGCGCTGCACGATGCCGAAGTCGCCATAACCCGTCAGCGCCGCGGAGCAGCCGGCGTCCGGAGGCACCGGGGTGGAGTCACAGGCGATCGTGTTGTGGCGGAGGATGGTGTCCTGGCCCATGCGGATTGCCGACTCGTGGTCGATGCCGCGGCGGTCGGTGTACTGCGCGTGCAGGTACGAGTCCTGCAGCGTGCAGTTGGAGGAGCAGTTCGCGGATCGGCTACCGCCGGTGATCTCCACGCGGGTGAGGGTCCAGTTCACGTCGCCGACGCCGGTGCCGGTCGAGTTGGGCATCCTCACTTCACTGTCGGTCATGCTGAAGGAGCCGTTGAAGTAGTCCGGGTCGCTGTAGATCTGCCCGTTCAGTACGGATCGCGTGATCTTGATCCCCTTGGCCAGGATGCGCATGTCGCAATTGATGATCTTCGCGTCGATCACAACGTTGTCAGTCTGGATCGTGCACGGCCCGGTGTACGTGGTCAGCGTTGTTCCGGCAGGAACACCGGTCGTCGCGGAGGAGGGGAATGAACGGCCCAAGACGATGAACCCTCCAGTCTCCGCCGGCGGCGGCGTAACCGTCGGGGTCGGGGTGGGAGTCGGGGTCGGCGTCGGGGTCGGCGTCGGCGTGGGGGTCGGCTTCGGAGTCGCCGTCGGGGTGGGCGTCGGCGTGGCAGTCGCCGTCGGCGTGGCCGTCGGAGTCGGAGTCTGGGAATCCGTCGGCTTCGGAGTCGGCGTGGTCGGCGTGCCGGGCTCGACGGTCTCCACCTTGTAGACGACGTCTACGAGATAGTTCGACCCGTCGTAGCTGTATGTCGGCAGCGTGCTGGTCGGGCCATATCGGTAGACGCCTGCACCCGCGCCCAGGCGGAATCCGTTCTGGTACATCGTCTCGTCGAGATCGTCCTCCGTCACGGCGTAGCCGCCACGGGGAGCGTTGTAAGACGCGACGTAGGAACGGCCAGCATCGAGGCTCACCGGCTCGTCAAGCGGGATGGTGCGCCAACCCACTTCGGTCGTCGCGTCGAACGAGACCTGCGCGATCACATCGCCGTCTCCGGACCAGAGGGTCGCCTGCGTGACGCCGAATGCCCGCTCGCCCTGGTAGTACTGCAGGGCCACCACGTCGCCCGACTTCTGCGGGCTGAAGCGCACGCCGAGTTCGACCGCCCCGCGGTCGGAGTCCACATCGATGGCGGGTTCCAAGTTGTCGGCGAATATGCCGGTCGTCGTCGAGGGCACGGCAGCGAGAGCTGGGGCCACAGCGAAGCCCGCCACCGCGACAAGACCGACGAGGCCGGCGATGAATCCAGCGAGATGCGGGGGCCCGCGACATCCGCGAGCCGGCTCGAAAGGATCAGCTCGGCGGCGGTGCCCTCGAGCTGCCAGCTGAGCCGCTTGATGAAGTCCGGATCGTCGTCGGGGCGGCTGGCCACGATGATCGTGTCGGCGCTGAGCTGGCGAGCGTTGGCCGCGACAGAGTGGGTCGACCCGACACGCGGGTAGTTCTTGCCGTCGACGTCCATGTCGGCCTCGACGGTGTCGGTGGTGGCGATGCCGACGACCGAGTAGCCCAGCTTGCCGTCGCGCTCGAGCCGGCGGATGACGTACTCGATGTCGTCGCGCGAGCCCGTGACGATGGCGCGGGAGGTGAAGAGCCCCACCTTGCGCTTGGCGTTGAGCCACCGGCGCCACGCCCAGCGATTGACCAGGAGCACCAGCAGACCGATCGGCAGAGCGAAGATCAGCTGCGTACGAGCGCCGGGCAGCTGGAAGATCACGAAGATCATCGCGACGATCCCGAACGCGAATCCGGTGGAGTGGGCGAGCCGGACGTACTCGGTCGAGCCCGACCCGACGATGGTGCTGGACCGGGTGCGGAACAGCGCGAGCATGGTGATCCACAGCGCGCCGCTCAGGATGGGGAGTGCCCCATGTGTCCACATCGCGGCGAGGCCGCCATATGTGACGAGTGAGTCCACCAGGGCGACACCGACCGTGACCAGCAGCACCGCCAGCACGTCGGAGATCCGCAGCTGCCGGGCGTAGCGCCGCTCCCACGCACGCCGCCGCTCGAGTGCGGGCTCGATCCGTGGTGCGACCGTCGCACCTGCCGGCAGGACGGCCGCCTTCGCGGCCGACACTGCGGTCGACCGTGCTCCGGTCGTCGTGACGATCGGAGCGCGAAGCGCAGCAATCGGCCTGAATCCAGAAGGTGGATCCAAATCGATCGCTGCGCTCGCGTCGATCGTCGTCATTGCCCGGCGGCAAAATGCCGCACGCGCAAAGCGTCCCCAGTCGCCATTACGTTCCCCAGTACCGCTTCTGACGAGCAGGCTCGTCGATTCCCCATAAAGCATCTCGGCGAGCGAACTCGTCGAAATTTCAATCCCCAGCGAGGCCCCGATAAATCGGGTCAATCACATGCATAGGCATCCCACTGCCCTGCAACAGCAAATCTACCGTGCCGGAGGTCGAGTGGGAAGCGCCATTTCGAATGAGACCAACAACTACGCTGAGGTTTTGCTCAGGACTTGCGGATGCTGCCACTCCGCATATCCGCCGCGAGGCGTCTGCGGGGGCGTCGTCGCTGGGCAAGCTCGGAGCTTCGCACC from Microbacterium pumilum carries:
- a CDS encoding pyridoxal-dependent decarboxylase, exosortase A system-associated; translation: MKPEEHIAPFGTIDGELAVGGMPLSRLAARVGSTPFFAYDRGLLDARIEKLRAVLPARVELSFAMKANPMPAIVQHLAQRVDRIDVASSLEMQAALDSTIRPDRVSFAGPGKVPAEIRQAVAAGIIVEAESKTELDRLVAAGEDLGVTPTVAIRVNPDFAVKGSGMRMGGGPQQFGIDSEAVPDLLGEYASAGLDIIGFHVFAGSQNLNAGLISEAQRRTVDLVSVLADRLPAPLRYLNLGGGFGIPYTDRDQPLDLDGVAADLHDLVDGPIASRFPDASPVIELGRYIVGECGIYVTRVVDRKVSRGKTYLVVDGGMHHQLAASGNFGQAIRRNYPLVVGNRVEEVSEHGVNVVGCLCTPLDLLGDDVELPPAEIDDLIVIFQAGAYGLTASPTAFLGHPAPAEVLV
- a CDS encoding acyl carrier protein, with protein sequence MTGTIDNVRAVLIETLELQQAPDELAADTALFGALPELDSFGVVALVGALEDRFDITIDDDEFGADLFETVGSLTEFVDAKLASA
- a CDS encoding glycosyltransferase family 4 protein — protein: MIAPACDGEDIGEAWVAFQWAKLLSARFELTLLTTYKRDHTPMAQQLPHVRVVEWGEPPLVDRFERLNSLMQPGYVPFYIRARRWIKERLAAGEHFDIAHQVVPVAMRYPSPAAGLGVPLVVGPVGGSLESPPGFVDEEGATPWWQRLRALDAWRIQHDRLLRRTYESAACVIGVAPYVADFLANLRIRRLEIMSETAVHSVSAPIDRTDRTGAVRLLYVGRIVRTKGLRDVIRALALIKDLDTTLDVVGDGNDREACEALAKELGVEARVSFHGKVPRDVVDDFYERADVFVFPSYREPGGNVTMEAMAYSLPVIVCQRGGPGANVDDSCAIRLAAESPEQLAADCASAIRTLVEDPDLRAAMGAAAREHASTTHMWPQRIERAAILYAELVAQADPALDGERATRSRPPSS
- a CDS encoding glycosyltransferase family 2 protein — its product is MPVDIAAVVVTYNSERHITDLLDSLPAAMGELTYSTVVVDNGSHDGTLEILDARQDCIVVRSTNDGYAAGMNRAVRRSPDASAILILNPDASLDAECVPRMLQVLRKPGIAVVAPRVREEDGSLSPTLRRGPTMGRVGGLSFTGWPVFTERIEDPREYEAEHEIDWAVGAILLVDAECYTKLGGMDESYFLYSEETDFSLRAKDAGWATVYTPAAGAMHVGGGSGESSVTHTMKILNRVRLYRRRSGTFLASIYMALTVLTEVRRAMLGHDKSWPTVRALVVPSARPAPLGANDTFLPR
- a CDS encoding O-antigen ligase family protein, producing MTTALPQLTARTTSRIDAVGWLTVYLVLLLFVPSRLIVGPLGSAGAPSMLFGLGSLLLWLLLFLGAARRAASEPQPIRIALALLLFFVGVSYILAMSRPMSPDETSPGDVALLALASWSGTLLLTHDGIHERSRLDTLIWRFTVCGGLIAVLGLIQVATRQLWVDQLSIPGLSSAPAYGLTTRGGYPRPAGTSIHPIEYGVLLAMILPLALHVGFNHTHRGPVIRWIPAIALIAIIPLTSSRSAYLGAAIGLVICMIGWTRRRRLRVLAIGAAGVLAMLVITPNFFGAIVGLFTGAGEDPSIASRTDSFSLAFEFISQNPAFGRGLGTFLPKYRIFDNQYLLLLVTIGVVGTIAFLALGITAAVTMLRLRVRLRDEGSRDLALALTASICAGFSCLFMFDAFAFPMTMGTLFVTLGICGALRRIEDAKAGLAALLR
- a CDS encoding DUF4082 domain-containing protein, which produces MRFSPQKSGDVVALQYYQGERAFGVTQATLWSGDGDVIAQVSFDATTEVGWRTIPLDEPVSLDAGRSYVASYNAPRGGYAVTEDDLDETMYQNGFRLGAGAGVYRYGPTSTLPTYSYDGSNYLVDVVYKVETVEPGTPTTPTPKPTDSQTPTPTATPTATATPTPTPTATPKPTPTPTPTPTPTPTPTPTPTVTPPPAETGGFIVLGRSFPSSATTGVPAGTTLTTYTGPCTIQTDNVVIDAKIINCDMRILAKGIKITRSVLNGQIYSDPDYFNGSFSMTDSEVRMPNSTGTGVGDVNWTLTRVEITGGSRSANCSSNCTLQDSYLHAQYTDRRGIDHESAIRMGQDTILRHNTIACDSTPVPPDAGCSAALTGYGDFGIVQRNTIDNNLIDGGPDGSVGYCAYGGSTTGKPYSAGVNNIKFTNNIFKRGEGGKCGIWGPITSFDSNAPGNVWTNNLWDDGKTVPPAN